One window of Microtus pennsylvanicus isolate mMicPen1 chromosome X, mMicPen1.hap1, whole genome shotgun sequence genomic DNA carries:
- the LOC142840608 gene encoding protein FAM156A/FAM156B-like, translating to MDPLPKWESALTSASSQVTIVQSSQNGSAPAHLIALEQLRIGLRSLAPTPGSGTPTSLAEGMLQQQYVEPKSLLENRWGRLGFPQKKAFLGKLRRRHRDHRSPYPVDRDSRIFRSGNKTQNWFRCECLYCQTRGQSISGERDGSTNPSSWDTLVQGLGGLTLNLGADRPGLLPEGAQQQQQHFQQQQQQQQQQQQHLQMQQQHLQMHQQPPLLAHQEPEGRCQQESKGRFQRLFNEWFEEN from the coding sequence ATGGATCCCCTCCCGAAATGGGAATCAGCATTAACTTCCGCGTCTTCTCAAGTGACCATTGTGCAGTCCTCCCAGAATGGCTCTGCACCTGCTCATCTCATAGCCTTAGAACAGCTGAGGATAGGCCTCCGCAGCCTGGCCCCCACCCCTGGCTCCGGCACCCCCACATCCTTGGCAGAGGGGATGCTCCAGCAGCAGTATGTGGAGCCAAAGAGCTTACTGGAGAATCGCTGGGGAAGGCTGGGTTTCCCTCAGAAAAAAGCCTTCCTGGGCAAGCTGAGGCGCAGGCACCGAGATCATAGGTCACCTTACCCAGTGGATAGGGACAGCAGAATCTTCCGCTCAGGCAACAAAACTCAGAATTGGTTCCGATGTGAATGCCTCTACTGCCAGACCCGTGGGCAAAGTATTTCCGGGGAAAGGGATGGGAGCACCAATCCTTCCTCCTGGGATACTCTAGTGCAGGGACTAGGTGGCCTTACCCTCAACCTGGGAGCTGACAGGCCGGGTCTCCTGCCAGAGGGGgcgcagcagcagcaacagcactttcagcagcagcagcagcagcagcagcagcagcagcagcaccttcAGATGCAGCAACAGCACCTTCAGATGCATCAGCAGCCCCCACTGCTGGCTCATCAGGAGCCAGAGGGGAGGTGCCAGCAGGAAAGCAAGGGCAGGTTCCAGAGGCTGTTCAACGAGTGGTTTGAAGAAAACTGA